A DNA window from Bacteroidota bacterium contains the following coding sequences:
- a CDS encoding PKD domain-containing protein — MKKSLINPKSLHPALKGAMKLFLFLGLLPLGQGYAQNVTYQKKQLEITKQKTNDFDEATLRQKMKADGLAAPIIDKLIADRKVWMQQGKNVSWTNVKNAGSNPTPMATCGDIGGENGWTAWLGDIGSVNSGAPPTWTPPAGLPSVPNFSITSGAGTDPNTPGPNVGDPTVPFVCPGFGSASLELGEPCVAGCVAEQLTYPLLVTPQDSNFVYAYAIVIEDAGHSPSDQPFVQFSVLDQNGVLVPQCANFIYTGGPAMAGFYSVNGTGCGWAGTDQYKPWTIVGIDLTAYIGTTVTIVINNVDCAQCGHWAYSYWDFMCGTAALSAGCIGNTSTLCGPIDPNIAYTYQWFTNGVPMAPPQGTQQCISMIPQPGDTITVEVQQPSGCNFHLGYVPASIVPDFTYTGNCGTLTFQDSSYVSPASVNMTNWNWSFPGGTPSTSTSPTVTVTYNSPGTYIISYTVTCSAGCSAVATHSVVITALPTAQFTPSPACLGNAVTLTNASISPAGDPIVTWNWSMPAGSPPTSTSTNTSTTYLSAGLHNVTLTVTTQAGCINSISIPVQVYNPPVANFSGSGTGCAPVCVTGANGYTDLSTLAAADGIISNWAWSFPGGTPSSSTIQNPASVCYYIPGTYGATLIVTSSNGCKDTIAITPIVTPRPWPNANFCLEPNPAPATDPVFHFCDLWSTDVSQWSWDFGDGSAADLVNTDPTHSYSATVTNNDFYSYNVCVRVENQYGCWDSICKVVDLIPEYTFYIPNTFTPDGEGPSTNELFFGKGRGVKEYDIWIFDRWGNMIWNCNYSGSNVPWDVFGEEGMPAKCKWDGKVKQGGIDMSGGSRKLSEEDVYVWKVRLTDVFDRKHTYVGNVNVVK; from the coding sequence ATGAAAAAATCACTCATCAATCCTAAATCCCTGCACCCCGCCCTAAAGGGTGCTATGAAATTATTTCTCTTTCTGGGGCTACTCCCCTTAGGACAGGGGTATGCGCAAAATGTGACCTATCAGAAAAAGCAATTGGAAATTACCAAGCAAAAAACAAATGACTTTGATGAAGCAACCCTTCGCCAGAAAATGAAAGCCGATGGATTGGCTGCTCCTATCATTGATAAATTAATAGCCGACAGAAAAGTATGGATGCAGCAAGGTAAAAATGTGAGCTGGACCAATGTGAAAAATGCCGGAAGCAATCCAACTCCTATGGCTACCTGCGGAGATATAGGCGGTGAAAACGGATGGACAGCGTGGCTGGGAGATATTGGCTCAGTAAATTCAGGCGCCCCGCCAACATGGACACCTCCTGCCGGACTTCCGTCTGTTCCGAATTTCAGTATTACTTCGGGAGCAGGAACAGACCCCAATACTCCGGGACCCAATGTGGGTGACCCCACTGTTCCATTTGTATGCCCGGGTTTTGGAAGCGCTTCATTAGAACTGGGCGAACCCTGTGTGGCAGGTTGTGTGGCTGAGCAGTTAACGTATCCGTTATTAGTTACCCCGCAGGACAGCAACTTTGTTTATGCATACGCCATTGTGATAGAAGATGCGGGGCATTCTCCATCCGACCAGCCCTTTGTTCAGTTTTCTGTTCTTGATCAGAATGGAGTTCTGGTTCCGCAGTGCGCAAATTTTATTTACACAGGTGGTCCCGCCATGGCTGGTTTTTATAGCGTGAACGGAACCGGATGCGGCTGGGCAGGCACCGACCAGTATAAACCATGGACGATTGTGGGAATAGACCTTACTGCCTATATCGGCACCACCGTTACTATTGTCATTAATAATGTAGACTGCGCGCAGTGCGGGCATTGGGCATATTCATACTGGGATTTTATGTGCGGCACGGCAGCGCTATCTGCCGGATGTATTGGAAACACTTCCACCCTCTGCGGTCCTATTGACCCCAATATTGCATACACTTACCAATGGTTTACCAATGGCGTTCCCATGGCACCTCCGCAGGGAACACAACAATGCATTTCAATGATTCCTCAGCCGGGAGATACCATTACCGTGGAAGTTCAGCAACCCTCCGGCTGCAATTTCCATCTGGGATATGTTCCGGCATCTATTGTACCCGATTTTACCTATACAGGCAATTGCGGAACGTTAACATTTCAGGACAGCAGTTATGTTTCGCCTGCAAGCGTAAACATGACCAACTGGAACTGGAGTTTTCCAGGAGGCACGCCCTCCACATCAACCAGCCCCACCGTAACAGTAACTTATAATTCGCCCGGAACTTATATAATAAGTTATACCGTAACCTGCTCGGCTGGCTGTTCTGCGGTTGCCACTCATTCGGTGGTGATAACCGCGCTGCCAACGGCACAATTCACACCCAGCCCAGCGTGCTTGGGCAATGCTGTTACACTTACCAATGCCTCTATTTCCCCTGCGGGAGATCCTATTGTTACCTGGAACTGGTCTATGCCAGCTGGTAGTCCTCCTACTTCAACCAGCACAAATACTTCAACTACTTATCTTTCAGCAGGACTACACAATGTTACTCTTACAGTTACCACTCAGGCAGGATGCATTAATTCCATTTCAATACCTGTGCAGGTTTACAATCCGCCTGTTGCAAACTTTTCCGGCTCTGGCACAGGATGCGCACCGGTTTGCGTAACAGGGGCAAATGGGTACACCGATTTATCAACTTTAGCAGCAGCAGATGGAATTATTTCTAATTGGGCATGGAGTTTTCCAGGAGGAACACCTTCCAGTTCAACCATTCAAAACCCGGCAAGTGTTTGCTATTATATTCCGGGAACTTACGGAGCAACTTTAATCGTTACTTCCTCAAACGGATGCAAAGATACAATCGCAATTACCCCCATTGTTACACCTCGCCCCTGGCCCAATGCTAATTTTTGTTTAGAACCCAATCCTGCTCCTGCCACCGACCCCGTTTTTCATTTCTGCGATTTGTGGTCAACCGATGTATCACAGTGGAGTTGGGATTTTGGAGATGGCTCTGCTGCCGATCTTGTCAACACCGACCCGACACACTCTTATTCCGCAACCGTAACGAATAATGATTTTTATTCTTACAATGTTTGCGTGCGCGTTGAAAATCAATACGGCTGCTGGGATTCTATATGTAAAGTGGTTGACCTGATTCCTGAATATACTTTTTATATACCCAACACATTTACTCCTGATGGCGAAGGTCCGTCTACCAATGAATTGTTTTTCGGAAAAGGAAGAGGCGTGAAAGAATACGACATCTGGATTTTCGACCGATGGGGCAACATGATATGGAATTGCAATTATTCGGGTTCAAATGTTCCCTGGGATGTGTTTGGAGAAGAAGGCATGCCTGCCAAGTGCAAGTGGGATGGAAAAGTCAAGCAAGGCGGAATTGATATGAGCGGAGGCAGCAGAAAGCTATCAGAAGAAGATGTGTATGTATGGAAGGTGCGGCTTACCGATGTGTTCGACAGGAAACACACGTATGTTGGAAATGTGAATGTGGTGAAATAG
- a CDS encoding phenylalanine--tRNA ligase subunit beta, translated as MKISFNWLNQYIALDISPEKTAELLTDCGLEVESVEKHETIKGGLEGCVIGEVKTKEKHPDADRLSLTTVDIGTGTLLNIVCGAQNVAIGQKVVVATVGATIYPGKGEPITLKKAKIRGAVSEGMICAEDELGLGTSHEGILVLDSKAKTGTPAKEYFSQRDGYPKVESDSVLEIGLTPNRSDASSHIGVAKDLFAVLNWKLAENKYELNVPSVDDFTVQTSKVLETFDVVVEDKDACPRYSGVTISGVTIKESPDWLKKRLLSIGQKPINNIVDATNFVLHELGQPLHAFDADKISGRKVVVKKLSAGAKFTTLDEVERTLTADDLMICSDTEPMCIAGVFGGMKSGVSADTKNIFLESAYFSPASIRRSSKHHGLKTDASFRFERGADPNITVYALQRASLLIKEVAGGKISSDIVDVYPHPIEEKKVALSYHNLDRLIGKQIDRAQIKRILQLLGNEVVTEGGETLLLSVPTNKTDVTGEEDIAEEILRIYGCNNIEIPSAVRSSLSYVSKPDTEKLRNTISDLLCGFGFNEIMSNSLTNSEYLSLLSSNSLPEGEDLGEASVFLLNPLSPELNILRPTLLFSGLEAIAYNQNRKNADLKLFEFGKAYRMQSGKENFSETNHLALFLCGQKQGESWGGQKGSVDFFHLKSFTDNILKRLGIEAEQVSEMSSDILSSGLAYETKKKKIVELGWIKKSFLKKFDIRQEVFYADFNWDVIIELVKSSSIRFKEIPKFPEVRRDLALVVDQKVKYELLESLAYQTEKILLKNVNLFDVYEGDKIEQGKKSYALSFILQDENATLTDKEVDGVMQKLIKTYQEKAKAVIRS; from the coding sequence ATGAAAATCTCATTCAACTGGCTCAATCAATATATTGCCTTAGATATTTCTCCTGAGAAAACCGCTGAACTTTTAACCGACTGCGGTCTCGAAGTAGAAAGCGTTGAAAAGCACGAAACCATAAAAGGCGGGTTGGAAGGATGCGTAATCGGTGAAGTAAAGACAAAAGAAAAGCATCCTGATGCCGACCGATTAAGTTTAACGACTGTGGACATCGGCACTGGAACACTTCTTAATATTGTCTGCGGTGCACAGAATGTTGCGATCGGACAAAAAGTAGTGGTGGCAACTGTCGGTGCAACCATTTATCCCGGCAAAGGCGAGCCCATCACACTGAAGAAAGCAAAAATACGCGGAGCTGTTTCCGAAGGAATGATTTGCGCGGAAGATGAACTCGGCTTGGGAACTTCCCATGAAGGAATCTTGGTTTTGGATTCAAAAGCAAAGACTGGAACTCCGGCAAAAGAATATTTTTCCCAAAGGGATGGATACCCAAAAGTAGAAAGCGATTCTGTTCTTGAGATCGGTCTTACACCCAACCGCTCTGATGCCTCTTCGCATATTGGAGTTGCGAAAGATTTATTTGCTGTGCTCAACTGGAAGCTCGCGGAAAATAAATACGAACTGAATGTTCCTTCCGTAGATGATTTTACTGTCCAAACATCAAAAGTTTTGGAAACTTTTGATGTTGTTGTAGAAGATAAAGATGCCTGCCCAAGATATTCAGGCGTTACCATTTCAGGAGTTACCATTAAAGAATCTCCCGACTGGCTGAAGAAAAGATTGCTCTCTATTGGGCAGAAGCCCATAAATAATATTGTTGACGCCACCAATTTTGTTTTGCACGAACTCGGACAGCCCTTGCACGCGTTTGACGCAGATAAAATTTCAGGCAGGAAAGTAGTTGTGAAAAAACTTTCAGCAGGAGCAAAATTCACCACGCTGGATGAAGTTGAACGAACGCTGACTGCCGATGACTTAATGATTTGTTCTGATACAGAACCCATGTGCATCGCGGGAGTTTTCGGAGGAATGAAATCGGGAGTTTCTGCTGATACAAAAAATATTTTTTTAGAGAGCGCTTACTTCTCCCCTGCTTCCATCCGCAGAAGTTCCAAGCATCATGGATTAAAAACAGATGCTTCGTTCCGTTTTGAAAGAGGCGCTGACCCGAACATCACGGTTTACGCATTGCAGAGAGCCTCTCTTTTAATTAAAGAGGTCGCTGGCGGAAAAATCTCTTCCGACATCGTGGATGTTTATCCCCATCCTATCGAGGAAAAGAAAGTTGCTTTATCTTATCACAACCTTGACCGGCTCATCGGAAAACAAATTGACCGCGCGCAGATAAAACGAATACTGCAATTACTCGGCAATGAAGTTGTAACAGAAGGCGGAGAAACACTTTTACTTTCTGTGCCTACAAATAAAACGGATGTAACCGGTGAAGAAGACATCGCGGAAGAAATCCTGAGAATCTATGGATGTAACAACATTGAAATTCCTTCTGCAGTACGCTCATCGCTTTCGTATGTTTCAAAACCGGATACAGAAAAACTCCGCAATACAATTTCTGATTTGCTCTGCGGATTCGGATTCAATGAGATTATGTCAAACTCACTGACCAACTCTGAATATCTTTCTTTGTTGTCATCCAACTCCCTCCCTGAAGGGGAGGATTTGGGAGAGGCTTCAGTTTTTCTTCTCAATCCGCTCAGCCCTGAATTAAATATTCTCCGCCCTACTCTTCTTTTTAGCGGACTGGAAGCAATTGCGTACAACCAGAACAGGAAGAATGCCGACTTGAAATTGTTCGAATTCGGAAAAGCATATCGTATGCAATCAGGAAAAGAAAATTTTTCTGAGACAAATCATCTCGCGTTATTTCTCTGCGGACAAAAACAAGGGGAAAGTTGGGGTGGGCAGAAAGGAAGCGTTGACTTTTTTCATCTGAAATCTTTCACAGATAATATTCTAAAGCGTTTGGGAATAGAAGCAGAACAAGTTTCTGAAATGAGTTCTGACATTCTTTCTTCCGGATTAGCGTATGAAACTAAAAAGAAAAAAATTGTTGAACTTGGCTGGATAAAGAAATCCTTCCTGAAAAAATTTGACATCAGGCAGGAAGTGTTTTATGCTGACTTCAACTGGGATGTTATTATTGAATTAGTGAAATCATCTTCTATCCGCTTTAAAGAAATTCCAAAGTTTCCGGAAGTGAGGCGCGACCTTGCTTTGGTTGTTGATCAAAAAGTAAAATATGAATTACTGGAATCACTCGCTTATCAAACAGAAAAAATTCTTCTGAAGAATGTAAACTTGTTTGATGTGTATGAGGGAGATAAAATAGAACAAGGAAAGAAATCTTACGCTTTGAGTTTTATTCTGCAGGATGAAAACGCCACGCTCACCGATAAAGAAGTGGATGGTGTGATGCAGAAATTAATCAAGACCTATCAGGAAAAAGCTAAAGCTGTAATCCGCTCCTGA
- the aspS gene encoding aspartate--tRNA ligase: MLRSNTCGELTIKDAGKTVTLCGWLARSRDLGGMTFIDLRDRYGITQLVFNMETNKELCEQARKLGREFVLKATGKVAERSNKNLKIPTGKIEIIVDKLEVLNESKTPPFTIEDDTDGGDELRLKYRYLDLRRTPVRNNLLQRHKVAQAVREYFDANGFTDVETPFLIKSTPEGARDFVVPSRMNQGEFYALPQSPQTFKQLLMVSGFDRYYQIVRCFRDEDLRADRQPEFTQIDCEMSFVEQEDVVQMFEGMVKHIFKKVRGLELPKFSRMTYADAMKQYGVDKPDTRFEMKIIELKCPTPTLPVREGEKKSQVLPNGENLGGAGFKVFDDAELIGGICASGCANYTRKQLDKLTEWVKRPQIGAGGLGYIKYNADGTLKSSFDKFFDGASLKKIAEKFAAKAGDLILILAGAEAKTRKALGELRLEMGNKLGLRDKNKFECLWVVDFPLLEWNEEEQRWFAMHHPFTSPKNEDIPLFNSLPFGEGRGGASPKANAYDMVVNGVELGGGSIRIHDRKLQEQMFKVLGLTKEEAERKFGFILNAFEYGAPPHGGIAFGFDRLCSMVINNEDYIRDYIAFPKNNSGRDIMLDSPGDIDEKLKKELGLK, encoded by the coding sequence ATGCTTCGTTCAAATACTTGTGGTGAGTTAACAATAAAAGATGCCGGCAAAACCGTCACGCTTTGCGGATGGCTTGCGCGTTCGCGCGATTTAGGCGGAATGACTTTTATTGATCTGCGCGACAGATACGGAATCACTCAGTTGGTTTTTAATATGGAAACCAACAAAGAATTGTGCGAGCAGGCAAGAAAACTAGGGCGGGAATTTGTTTTGAAAGCCACAGGAAAAGTCGCTGAGCGGAGCAATAAGAATTTAAAGATTCCTACGGGAAAAATTGAAATCATCGTAGATAAATTAGAAGTACTGAACGAATCCAAAACACCTCCTTTCACCATTGAAGACGATACAGATGGAGGCGATGAACTCAGATTAAAGTATCGTTACCTGGATTTAAGAAGAACTCCTGTAAGAAATAATTTATTGCAGCGCCACAAAGTCGCGCAGGCAGTGCGCGAATATTTTGACGCAAACGGTTTCACGGATGTGGAAACTCCTTTCCTTATCAAGTCAACTCCCGAAGGCGCGCGCGATTTTGTTGTTCCTTCACGAATGAATCAGGGCGAGTTCTATGCGCTTCCTCAATCGCCTCAAACTTTCAAGCAACTTTTGATGGTTTCCGGTTTTGACAGATACTACCAGATCGTTCGTTGCTTCCGTGATGAAGATTTGCGTGCAGACCGCCAGCCCGAGTTCACGCAGATTGACTGCGAAATGAGTTTTGTGGAACAAGAAGATGTTGTGCAGATGTTCGAAGGAATGGTGAAACATATTTTCAAAAAAGTGCGCGGACTTGAACTGCCGAAGTTTTCCAGAATGACTTATGCAGATGCAATGAAACAGTATGGCGTTGACAAACCCGATACAAGATTTGAAATGAAAATCATTGAACTGAAGTGCCCCACCCCGACCCTCCCCGTTAGGGAGGGAGAAAAGAAATCACAAGTCCTCCCCAACGGGGAGAATTTAGGAGGGGCTGGTTTTAAAGTTTTTGACGATGCAGAACTCATAGGAGGAATCTGTGCAAGTGGCTGCGCCAACTACACCCGCAAACAATTAGACAAACTCACCGAATGGGTGAAGCGTCCGCAAATTGGAGCGGGTGGATTGGGTTATATCAAATACAATGCTGACGGAACATTAAAATCTTCTTTTGATAAATTCTTTGATGGGGCATCTCTGAAAAAAATCGCAGAGAAGTTTGCCGCCAAAGCAGGAGATTTGATTTTAATTCTCGCTGGAGCAGAAGCGAAAACCAGAAAAGCGCTGGGAGAACTTCGCCTGGAAATGGGAAACAAACTCGGCCTTCGCGACAAAAATAAATTTGAGTGCCTTTGGGTTGTAGACTTTCCGCTTTTAGAATGGAACGAAGAAGAACAGCGCTGGTTTGCAATGCATCACCCATTCACTTCTCCAAAGAATGAAGACATTCCTCTTTTTAACTCCCTCCCCTTCGGGGAGGGTCGGGGTGGGGCTTCTCCGAAAGCTAACGCTTATGATATGGTTGTGAACGGAGTAGAACTCGGTGGAGGTTCCATCCGCATTCACGACAGAAAACTTCAGGAACAAATGTTCAAAGTGTTGGGCTTAACAAAAGAAGAAGCAGAACGCAAATTCGGATTCATCCTCAACGCATTTGAATACGGAGCGCCACCTCACGGTGGAATTGCTTTTGGTTTTGACCGCCTCTGCTCTATGGTCATCAATAATGAAGATTACATCCGCGATTATATCGCCTTCCCTAAAAATAATTCAGGCAGAGACATAATGCTTGACTCTCCGGGCGATATTGATGAGAAATTGAAAAAAGAGTTAGGGTTGAAGTAG
- the glmS gene encoding glutamine--fructose-6-phosphate transaminase (isomerizing) has protein sequence MCGIVGYIGSKEAYPVLIKGLHRLEYRGYDSAGIAILNKELHVYKCKGKVADLEKHIDKKDTHGTIGIGHTRWATHGAPNDINAHPHFSQTKKLVIIHNGIIENYASLKKELKKRGHKFQSDTDTEVLIHLIEDIYVSESVELAEAVRQALNQVIGAYAIVVLSKDNPDELIAAKKSSPLVIGIGKNEYFIASDATPIVEYTKNVVYLEDEHIAVIPRKGKLQIKTIRNKVKTPYIQTLELKLEALEKGGYPHFMLKEIYEQPRSIRDSMRGRLVAKEGKVNLGGIKDYEQKMINAKRIIFVACGTSWHAGLVGEYLFEDLARIPVEVEYASEFRYRNPIIGEDDVVIAISQSGETADTLAAIELAKSKGATIIGICNVVGSTIPRTTHAGSYTHAGPEIGVASTKAFTAQITVLTLMALRIARKKGSISESRYYELINELNAIPEKVEKVLKKNDEVKKLAKIFKDVKNFLYLGRGYTFPVALEGALKLKEISYIHAEGYPAAEMKHGPIALIDENMPVVVIAAKGAWYEKMMSNIQEVKARKGKIIAIVTERDKSVKQHADYVIEIPETDEILVPLISVIPLQLLAYHIAVMRGCNVDQPRNLAKSVTVE, from the coding sequence ATGTGTGGCATAGTTGGATACATCGGAAGCAAAGAAGCATACCCTGTTCTTATAAAGGGATTGCACCGCCTTGAATATCGCGGATACGACAGCGCAGGAATTGCTATTCTCAACAAGGAACTTCACGTTTACAAATGCAAAGGCAAAGTTGCCGACCTTGAAAAACACATAGATAAAAAAGATACGCACGGCACCATCGGCATTGGGCACACACGCTGGGCAACGCACGGAGCACCCAACGACATCAACGCGCATCCGCATTTTTCGCAGACAAAAAAATTAGTCATCATTCACAACGGCATCATTGAGAATTACGCATCGCTGAAAAAAGAATTAAAGAAACGCGGACATAAATTCCAGAGCGATACTGATACAGAGGTTCTCATCCACCTTATTGAAGATATTTATGTGAGCGAATCCGTTGAACTTGCGGAAGCAGTACGGCAAGCGCTGAACCAGGTAATCGGGGCGTACGCAATTGTAGTTTTATCAAAAGATAATCCCGATGAACTCATAGCGGCAAAAAAATCCAGCCCGCTCGTGATTGGCATCGGCAAGAATGAATATTTCATTGCGTCAGATGCAACCCCGATTGTGGAGTACACAAAAAATGTGGTCTATCTCGAAGACGAACACATTGCTGTCATTCCCAGAAAAGGAAAACTGCAAATCAAAACCATCCGCAACAAAGTAAAAACTCCCTACATACAAACGCTTGAACTGAAACTCGAAGCGCTGGAGAAAGGCGGCTATCCGCATTTCATGCTCAAGGAAATTTACGAGCAGCCACGTTCCATCCGCGACAGCATGCGCGGAAGATTGGTGGCGAAAGAAGGAAAAGTAAATCTCGGAGGAATAAAAGATTACGAGCAGAAGATGATAAATGCCAAGCGAATTATTTTTGTCGCCTGCGGAACTTCCTGGCATGCTGGTCTCGTTGGAGAATATTTATTTGAAGACCTCGCACGCATTCCCGTAGAAGTGGAATACGCCTCTGAATTCCGCTATAGAAATCCGATCATTGGAGAAGACGATGTCGTGATTGCCATTTCACAATCAGGTGAAACAGCCGACACGCTTGCCGCCATCGAACTCGCCAAATCAAAAGGAGCAACCATCATCGGAATCTGTAATGTGGTCGGCTCCACCATTCCGCGCACTACGCACGCTGGCTCTTACACACATGCTGGACCGGAAATCGGAGTTGCCTCAACAAAAGCATTCACCGCGCAAATCACTGTGCTCACGCTGATGGCGCTTCGCATCGCGAGAAAAAAAGGTTCTATCTCCGAGTCAAGATATTATGAACTGATAAACGAATTAAACGCAATTCCGGAAAAAGTAGAAAAAGTGCTGAAAAAAAATGACGAAGTAAAAAAACTCGCAAAGATATTCAAAGACGTAAAAAACTTTCTCTATCTCGGACGCGGATACACATTTCCCGTTGCCCTCGAAGGCGCACTCAAGCTCAAAGAAATTTCTTACATCCACGCAGAAGGTTATCCCGCTGCGGAAATGAAACACGGTCCCATCGCGCTCATAGACGAAAACATGCCCGTGGTCGTCATTGCCGCAAAAGGCGCCTGGTATGAAAAAATGATGAGCAACATACAGGAAGTGAAAGCACGCAAAGGAAAAATCATCGCCATCGTCACCGAGCGCGACAAATCCGTGAAGCAGCATGCCGATTACGTCATTGAAATTCCCGAAACTGATGAAATCCTCGTTCCCCTCATTTCCGTCATCCCGCTCCAACTCCTCGCCTACCACATTGCCGTCATGCGCGGATGCAATGTTGACCAGCCAAGAAATTTAGCGAAGAGTGTAACCGTAGAATAA
- a CDS encoding T9SS type A sorting domain-containing protein, which translates to MKKNYSLLIVAAVIFSGHSIAQQINQENSIIISKDNADGFDEVQLREKMKADGLSVQVINTLIEKRRKLFQRGKNVDWKRVSRNQAPVTNAICTDMGAENGWGAWVGDVGTVSSGHIQTWTPPASIPVVPNFTITSGAAIDNNTPGPNVGDPTIPVVCPNFGNNSIELGEMCLAGCVAEQLTYPFYVTVSDTDFTFSYAIVLEDAGHAWTDQPYFEIMLLAPNGDTVLGSYFIYVGAPSIPGFYGVSGTGCGYAGTDQYKPWTMRGLHLAQYIGQTLTMVVTNVDCAQCGHWAYSYVDFDCDGILYSPRYCPGSSVVINSRSEPNSKYMWENGDTTEATTISSPVAGDTISCIVTPWAGYSFKANYVLTPAQANFYSSVSTNTVTLTNNSAGSVSCFWDFGDGNTSVNCNPSHVYSSVGTYTVCLTVQTDGCSSGVTSCSTVTILSTGINEYASSNDVKLVPNPASDIVFLEFKNGFANEKVYITVFNLIGAEVLKSQIVNDKGKYGLTISTLPSGTYFVKIKSAAGEITKKMIVSKE; encoded by the coding sequence ATGAAAAAAAATTACTCTCTCTTAATCGTTGCCGCTGTCATCTTCAGTGGGCATTCCATCGCACAACAAATAAATCAGGAAAATTCAATCATTATCTCAAAGGATAATGCCGATGGTTTTGATGAAGTGCAACTAAGAGAAAAAATGAAAGCAGATGGCTTATCCGTACAAGTGATAAATACGTTAATAGAGAAGCGCAGAAAATTATTCCAGAGAGGAAAAAATGTAGATTGGAAAAGAGTTAGTAGAAATCAGGCGCCCGTAACCAATGCTATTTGTACTGATATGGGAGCAGAAAACGGATGGGGAGCATGGGTGGGAGATGTCGGCACTGTTAGTTCAGGACATATTCAAACATGGACACCTCCGGCAAGCATTCCCGTAGTGCCAAACTTTACAATTACATCTGGTGCCGCTATTGACAATAATACTCCAGGACCCAATGTCGGTGATCCAACTATTCCTGTTGTCTGCCCGAACTTCGGAAACAATTCTATTGAGCTTGGAGAAATGTGTCTGGCTGGATGCGTTGCTGAACAGTTAACATATCCTTTTTATGTAACAGTTTCCGATACCGACTTTACTTTTTCCTATGCAATTGTTTTAGAAGATGCCGGACACGCATGGACAGACCAACCCTATTTTGAAATCATGCTTCTGGCTCCTAACGGAGATACAGTTCTTGGGTCATATTTTATTTATGTAGGTGCTCCAAGCATACCTGGGTTTTATGGTGTGAGCGGAACCGGATGCGGATATGCCGGAACAGACCAGTATAAACCATGGACGATGCGAGGGCTGCATTTGGCGCAATATATAGGACAAACGCTCACCATGGTTGTTACCAATGTTGACTGCGCACAGTGCGGGCACTGGGCTTACAGCTATGTTGATTTTGACTGTGATGGAATTCTTTACTCTCCGCGGTATTGCCCCGGATCTTCTGTTGTTATTAATTCCCGGTCAGAACCTAATTCAAAATATATGTGGGAAAATGGAGATACTACAGAAGCAACAACCATCAGTAGTCCCGTTGCCGGTGATACTATTTCTTGCATCGTAACACCATGGGCGGGATACAGTTTCAAGGCAAATTATGTTCTTACTCCCGCGCAGGCGAATTTTTATTCATCAGTAAGCACAAATACAGTAACACTGACAAATAATTCTGCCGGTTCTGTTTCCTGCTTTTGGGATTTTGGCGATGGCAACACTTCTGTAAATTGTAATCCTTCGCACGTCTATTCCTCAGTTGGAACATATACCGTTTGTCTTACAGTGCAAACAGACGGATGCAGCAGCGGTGTAACAAGTTGTTCAACGGTTACCATCCTTTCAACAGGAATTAATGAATATGCTTCGTCAAATGATGTAAAACTTGTTCCCAATCCTGCATCTGATATTGTGTTTCTGGAATTTAAAAATGGGTTTGCGAATGAAAAAGTATACATCACTGTTTTTAATCTTATAGGAGCAGAAGTATTAAAATCACAAATAGTTAATGATAAAGGGAAATACGGTTTGACTATTTCAACTTTACCTTCAGGAACTTATTTTGTTAAAATAAAATCTGCTGCAGGTGAAATCACAAAGAAGATGATTGTTTCGAAAGAGTAG